In a single window of the Gossypium hirsutum isolate 1008001.06 chromosome D02, Gossypium_hirsutum_v2.1, whole genome shotgun sequence genome:
- the LOC107915958 gene encoding cytochrome P450 CYP749A22-like: MQTDHYDYYETLRLYGPSNGLPRGVAREVQLGILVLPSNIDLLVQNIALHHDPYLWGDDVHLFKPERFAKGIARSTNYNAAAFFPFGLGPRSCVGMSFATTETKIVLSMILQRYTFTLSPAYVHSPMPIVDLQPQHGIQVILEPLHNND; this comes from the coding sequence ATGCAAACAGATCACTATGATTATTATGAAACTCTAAGATTATATGGTCCATCAAATGGCCTACCAAGAGGAGTTGCAAGAGAAGTGCAGTTGGGAATACTAGTCTTGCCTTCTAACATAGATCTTCTGGTTCAAAATATTGCACTTCACCATGACCCTTACCTGTGGGGAGATGATGTGCATCTTTTTAAACCAGAGAGATTTGCAAAAGGGATTGCCAGATCTACCAATTACAATGCAGCTGCATTTTTTCCCTTTGGATTAGGACCTCGATCTTGTGTTGGTATGTCCTTTGCAACCACAGAAACGAAGATTGTGCTCTCCATGATTCTACAACGCTACACCTTTACCCTCTCCCCTGCCTATGTCCACTCACCAATGCCTATTGTCGACCTTCAACCGCAACATGGAATTCAAGTAATACTTGAACCACTGCATAACAATGATTGA